The DNA sequence CCCAGATTTTGTACTCGTCACAGCGTAGCTTCTACTCCTTGGATAAACCAAATCACCCTTCTCCTCCACGCCACCTTCAAACTCGCAAGCACTATCTTCATCAATCCTACCCATTCCAACGCTGCAACTCTTAGGCAGCCCTGTGGACTGTCTCACCCTCTGTGGATAAACAACATCGGCGTCGACATCTTTAATGTCCATACTCCTAACAGAAGCGGCCTTAACAAGCTCTCTGAAATCATCGGTTTCATTGGATCTGCAGGATCGCGAGCTGTA is a window from the Cucurbita pepo subsp. pepo cultivar mu-cu-16 chromosome LG07, ASM280686v2, whole genome shotgun sequence genome containing:
- the LOC111798793 gene encoding uncharacterized protein LOC111798793, yielding MSTKAHNRSKFMRFVTLPIRALGKAKDLYVRSIMDCAPRVSHGYPSGQMPVLPKSYSSRSCRSNETDDFRELVKAASVRSMDIKDVDADVVYPQRVRQSTGLPKSCSVGMGRIDEDSACEFEGGVEEKGDLVYPRSRSYAVTSTKSGA